A single Cnuibacter physcomitrellae DNA region contains:
- the ctaE gene encoding aa3-type cytochrome oxidase subunit III, which translates to MTRTPGVPLVQRPNTVAVGTIVWLGSEVMFFAGLFAIYFTLRSTNPQAWGEMANTLNVPFALVNTIILVISSFWCQFAVFAAERGQVKRTSWKPWNWGLTEWLFLTYVFGAIFVCGQVLEYATLVSEGITIDGNAYGSAFYLTTGFHALHVTGGLLAMLLMLGSVFAVKNFGHKEATRIIVVSYYWHFVDVVWIGLFLVIYVLK; encoded by the coding sequence ATGACCAGAACTCCGGGAGTCCCGCTGGTGCAGCGGCCCAACACCGTGGCGGTCGGAACGATCGTGTGGTTGGGCAGCGAGGTCATGTTCTTCGCCGGCCTGTTCGCCATCTACTTCACGCTGCGGTCGACGAACCCGCAGGCGTGGGGCGAGATGGCCAACACCCTGAACGTGCCGTTCGCGCTCGTGAACACGATCATCCTGGTGATCAGCTCGTTCTGGTGCCAGTTCGCCGTCTTCGCCGCCGAGCGCGGCCAGGTCAAGCGCACCAGCTGGAAGCCCTGGAACTGGGGCCTCACCGAGTGGCTGTTCCTCACCTACGTCTTCGGCGCGATCTTCGTCTGCGGCCAGGTGCTCGAGTACGCCACGCTGGTCAGCGAGGGCATCACCATCGACGGCAACGCCTACGGCTCGGCCTTCTACCTCACCACCGGCTTCCACGCCCTGCACGTCACGGGCGGTCTGCTCGCGATGCTCCTCATGCTCGGCAGCGTCTTCGCCGTGAAGAACTTCGGCCACAAGGAGGCCACCCGCATCATCGTCGTGTCCTACTACTGGCACTTCGTCGACGTCGTGTGGATCGGCCTCTTCCTGGTCATCTACGTCTTGAAATAG
- a CDS encoding cytochrome c oxidase subunit 4 has protein sequence MRVNTNLFWILTVFMILAGAVYTTWSVLETGAVEWVGTVAIFLTGILSAFLAFYLRLVHRSQGSELPEDRLDANIDDGDPEVGFFSPWSWWPLVLGFSCAMLVLGLAVVVWIAFIGVVVLIVAIVGWTYEYYRGHFAR, from the coding sequence ATGCGCGTCAACACCAACCTCTTCTGGATCCTCACGGTCTTCATGATCCTGGCCGGGGCCGTCTACACGACGTGGTCCGTCCTCGAGACGGGCGCCGTCGAGTGGGTCGGCACGGTCGCGATCTTCCTGACCGGCATCCTCTCCGCGTTCCTGGCGTTCTACCTGCGCCTGGTGCACCGGTCGCAGGGCAGCGAGCTGCCGGAGGACCGCCTCGACGCGAACATCGACGACGGCGACCCCGAGGTCGGATTCTTCAGCCCGTGGAGCTGGTGGCCGCTCGTGCTCGGCTTCTCCTGCGCCATGCTGGTCCTCGGCCTCGCGGTCGTCGTGTGGATCGCCTTCATCGGCGTCGTCGTGCTGATCGTCGCGATCGTCGGCTGGACGTACGAGTACTACCGCGGGCACTTCGCCCGCTGA
- the qcrB gene encoding cytochrome bc1 complex cytochrome b subunit, whose translation MTSTIERPSSTGDAPAAPGSSIRPPAKPGGFVGAAANYLDERTTISAVVKEFGRKIFPDHWSFMLGEVALYSFVVIVLSGTFLTFFFQASMAEVVYNGPFVPLKGMEMSSAMDSALHISFEVRGGLLVRQIHHWAALLFIAAIGLHMLRVFFTGAFRKPRELNWMIGFVLFVLAMAEGFTGYSLPDDLLSGNGLRIIDGLIKGLPFVGTWISFLLFGGEFPGTAIVGRLYTLHILLLPAILVAMLALHLVFVVVHKHTQYAGPGKTEKNVVGYPILPVYAAKAGGFFFLVFGVIVLIASLFTINPIWNYGPYDPSPVSAGTQPDWYIGFADGALRLIPPGLEFVWLDHTWSFNIIIPVIALVLLLALVAIYPFVEGWVAGDKREHHILDRPRNAPTRTAIGAAGVTFYAALWGAASSDLIATHFQLSIEGVIHVCQAWAVLGPFVAYFITKRVCLALQKKDREIVLHGFESGRIVRLPGGEYIEVHEQLDEYERWRLTDYEVYQPLMLRPNAQGKITGAQRFRAGMSRWFFEDRIAPVTSKELESGHGDSHGTH comes from the coding sequence ATGACCAGCACCATCGAGAGGCCCTCGAGCACGGGCGACGCACCTGCGGCGCCCGGTTCCTCGATCCGCCCTCCCGCGAAGCCCGGCGGGTTCGTCGGCGCAGCAGCCAACTACCTCGACGAGCGGACCACCATCTCGGCGGTCGTCAAGGAGTTCGGGCGCAAGATCTTCCCCGATCACTGGTCGTTCATGCTCGGCGAGGTCGCGCTCTACAGCTTCGTGGTGATCGTGCTCTCCGGCACGTTCCTGACGTTCTTCTTCCAGGCCTCGATGGCCGAGGTCGTCTACAACGGACCCTTCGTGCCGCTCAAGGGCATGGAGATGTCCTCCGCCATGGACTCGGCCCTGCACATCTCGTTCGAGGTGCGCGGCGGTCTGCTCGTGCGTCAGATCCACCACTGGGCGGCTCTGCTGTTCATCGCGGCCATCGGCCTGCACATGCTGCGCGTGTTCTTCACGGGTGCGTTCCGCAAGCCGCGTGAGCTCAACTGGATGATCGGCTTCGTGCTGTTCGTGCTGGCGATGGCCGAGGGCTTCACCGGCTACTCGCTGCCCGACGACCTGCTCTCCGGAAACGGTCTCCGCATCATCGACGGTCTGATCAAGGGTCTGCCGTTCGTCGGCACCTGGATCTCGTTCCTGCTGTTCGGCGGCGAGTTCCCGGGCACCGCGATCGTCGGCCGCCTCTACACGCTGCACATCCTGCTGCTCCCGGCCATCCTGGTCGCGATGCTGGCGCTGCACCTCGTGTTCGTCGTCGTGCACAAGCACACGCAGTACGCGGGGCCGGGCAAGACCGAGAAGAACGTGGTCGGATACCCGATCCTCCCCGTGTACGCGGCGAAGGCCGGTGGGTTCTTCTTCCTGGTCTTCGGCGTCATCGTGCTCATCGCGTCGCTGTTCACGATCAACCCGATCTGGAACTACGGACCGTACGACCCGTCCCCGGTGTCGGCGGGTACGCAGCCCGACTGGTACATCGGCTTCGCGGACGGCGCTCTGCGTCTGATCCCGCCGGGCCTGGAGTTCGTGTGGCTCGACCACACCTGGTCGTTCAACATCATCATCCCGGTGATCGCGCTCGTCCTGCTCCTCGCTCTGGTCGCCATCTACCCGTTCGTCGAGGGCTGGGTCGCGGGCGACAAGCGCGAGCACCACATCCTCGACCGTCCGCGGAACGCTCCGACCCGTACCGCCATCGGCGCGGCCGGCGTGACCTTCTACGCGGCACTGTGGGGCGCGGCCTCGTCCGACCTCATCGCCACGCACTTCCAGCTGTCGATCGAGGGCGTCATCCACGTCTGCCAGGCGTGGGCGGTGCTCGGACCGTTCGTCGCGTACTTCATCACGAAGCGCGTCTGCCTCGCGCTGCAGAAGAAGGACCGCGAGATCGTGCTGCATGGCTTCGAGTCGGGCCGCATCGTCCGCCTCCCGGGCGGCGAGTACATCGAGGTCCACGAGCAGCTCGACGAGTACGAGCGCTGGCGCCTCACCGACTACGAGGTGTACCAGCCGCTCATGCTGCGTCCGAACGCCCAGGGCAAGATCACGGGCGCCCAGCGCTTCCGCGCCGGCATGTCCCGCTGGTTCTTCGAGGACCGCATCGCCCCCGTCACGAGCAAGGAGCTCGAGTCCGGCCACGGCGACTCGCACGGCACCCACTAG
- the qcrA gene encoding cytochrome bc1 complex Rieske iron-sulfur subunit, whose protein sequence is MAHDELSEVDSTSGSSAVDTRDRASAGTAVAGSDFQNPGEPPHRLRVTDTDPKANKRAQRQVYTMFYLSIAGSIFAIAAYMAFPIEDGSTEALRLNTLFIGLGSALALFGIGLAAVHWGKALMADKEGIDIRHPVQGSAETRERAVEIFKEADEESGFGRRTLIRNSLIGALLAFPLPGIVLFRGLAPQNENPVELLSHTMWKKGTRLTLDPTGAPVKASDVTIGSVFHIIPEGLNEEHDRLEQKAKAAVLLMRLNPADLNISPGRENWSYQGIVAYSKICTHVGCPVALYEQQTHHLLCPCHQSTFDVKNEAAVIFGPAKRPLPQLPIEVDAEGYLVAQSDFHEPVGPSFWERS, encoded by the coding sequence ATGGCACATGACGAGCTGAGCGAAGTGGACTCCACTTCGGGATCGTCTGCCGTCGACACGAGGGACCGCGCGTCCGCAGGGACCGCCGTCGCAGGCTCCGACTTCCAGAACCCGGGCGAGCCGCCGCACCGCCTCCGCGTCACCGACACCGATCCGAAGGCCAACAAGCGCGCGCAGCGCCAGGTCTACACGATGTTCTACCTGTCGATCGCGGGCAGCATCTTCGCGATCGCGGCGTACATGGCGTTCCCGATCGAGGACGGCAGCACCGAGGCGCTCCGCCTCAACACGCTGTTCATCGGCCTCGGCTCCGCGCTGGCGCTGTTCGGCATTGGGCTCGCCGCCGTCCACTGGGGCAAGGCCCTGATGGCCGACAAGGAGGGCATCGACATCCGCCACCCCGTCCAGGGTTCGGCGGAGACGCGCGAGCGCGCGGTCGAGATCTTCAAGGAGGCCGACGAGGAGTCCGGGTTCGGCCGTCGCACTCTCATCCGCAACAGCCTCATCGGTGCGCTGCTCGCGTTCCCGCTGCCGGGCATCGTGCTCTTCCGCGGACTGGCGCCGCAGAACGAGAACCCGGTCGAGCTGCTGAGCCACACGATGTGGAAGAAGGGCACCCGCCTCACGCTCGACCCCACCGGTGCGCCGGTGAAGGCGTCGGATGTGACCATCGGCTCGGTGTTCCACATCATCCCCGAGGGCCTCAACGAGGAGCACGACCGTCTCGAGCAGAAGGCCAAGGCCGCCGTCCTGCTCATGCGTCTCAACCCCGCAGACCTCAACATCAGCCCCGGACGCGAGAACTGGTCCTACCAGGGCATCGTGGCCTACTCGAAGATCTGCACGCACGTCGGCTGCCCTGTGGCGCTGTACGAGCAGCAGACGCACCACCTCCTCTGCCCGTGCCACCAGTCCACGTTCGACGTGAAGAACGAGGCTGCGGTCATCTTCGGGCCCGCGAAGCGCCCCCTCCCCCAGCTGCCGATCGAGGTCGACGCTGAGGGATACCTCGTGGCGCAGAGCGATTTCCACGAGCCCGTCGGACCTAGCTTCTGGGAGCGTTCATGA
- the trpD gene encoding anthranilate phosphoribosyltransferase, which translates to MAHSFTWPETIARLLAGEDLSISEATWAMDAVMEGDVTEAQLAGFLVALRAKGETVDEIVGFRDAILDHALPISIDPMALDIVGTGGDRFGTVNVSTMASIVAAAAGVPVFKHGNRAASSKSGSSDVLRALGVDLDLEPDRVASVLVETGISFAFASKFHPGFKNAAAVRGELGVPTVFNFLGPLCNPARTEASAVGVAHLDRVPLIVGVFQTRGATALVFRGDDGLDELTTTGHSHIWEVSRGSVKEHDLNPRDLGIRIARIDDLKGGDSEHNAAVVRATLEGETGPIRDMVLLNAAAGLVAFELAADPEQIDRTMVDRIGEKMAVAAQAIDSGAASAKLAEWVAASRA; encoded by the coding sequence ATGGCGCACTCGTTCACCTGGCCCGAGACCATCGCCCGACTGCTCGCCGGAGAGGACCTCTCCATCTCCGAGGCGACGTGGGCGATGGACGCCGTGATGGAGGGCGACGTCACCGAGGCGCAGCTCGCCGGGTTCCTGGTCGCGCTCCGGGCGAAGGGCGAGACGGTCGACGAGATCGTCGGCTTCCGCGACGCGATCCTCGACCACGCGCTGCCCATCTCGATCGACCCGATGGCCCTGGACATCGTGGGCACGGGCGGTGACCGGTTCGGCACCGTGAACGTCTCGACGATGGCGTCGATCGTGGCGGCCGCGGCGGGTGTCCCCGTGTTCAAGCACGGCAACCGCGCCGCGAGCTCCAAGTCCGGCTCCTCCGACGTGCTCCGGGCGCTCGGGGTCGACCTCGACCTCGAGCCCGACCGGGTGGCCTCGGTGCTCGTCGAGACGGGGATCTCGTTCGCGTTCGCCTCGAAGTTCCACCCGGGCTTCAAGAACGCGGCCGCCGTGCGCGGAGAGCTCGGCGTTCCCACCGTCTTCAACTTCCTCGGCCCGCTGTGCAACCCGGCGCGGACGGAGGCCTCGGCGGTGGGTGTGGCCCATCTGGACCGGGTGCCGCTCATCGTCGGGGTGTTCCAGACCCGTGGCGCGACCGCCCTGGTGTTCCGCGGCGACGACGGCCTCGACGAGCTGACGACGACGGGGCACAGCCACATCTGGGAGGTCTCGCGCGGATCCGTCAAGGAGCACGACCTCAACCCCCGCGACCTCGGGATCCGCATCGCCCGGATCGACGATCTGAAGGGCGGCGACAGTGAGCACAACGCGGCCGTGGTGCGGGCGACCCTCGAGGGCGAGACCGGGCCCATCCGCGACATGGTGCTGCTGAACGCGGCCGCGGGGCTGGTGGCGTTCGAGCTGGCCGCCGATCCGGAGCAGATCGACCGGACGATGGTCGACCGCATCG
- the qcrC gene encoding cytochrome bc1 complex diheme cytochrome c subunit: MARTSRKAGRRHPLATVVLIAIGLVVTGGGYALFSNTSSASADTSSTSQETIDEGQKLFAANCATCHGLSLEGTDNGPALLGVGSAAVDFQVGTGRMPMAMQGPQAMEKPVQFTDDQIAALAAYVSSLSPGPSIPDESLLQADGDATHGGELFRINCAMCHNVAGAGGALTEGKFAPELTGVLPQHIYEAMLTGPQNMPVFNDNNISPEDKRDIITYLKYIQNNPSPGGFELGNLGPVAEGLFIWIFGLAAVIGIMVWLTAKSN; encoded by the coding sequence ATGGCTCGCACGAGCAGGAAAGCCGGCAGACGCCACCCCCTGGCGACGGTCGTGCTGATCGCGATCGGACTCGTCGTCACCGGAGGCGGGTACGCGCTGTTCAGCAACACCTCCAGCGCCTCGGCCGACACGAGCTCGACGAGCCAGGAGACCATCGACGAGGGCCAGAAGCTCTTCGCCGCCAACTGCGCCACCTGCCACGGCCTCTCGCTCGAGGGCACCGACAACGGTCCCGCCCTGCTCGGCGTCGGCTCCGCCGCCGTCGACTTCCAGGTGGGCACCGGCCGCATGCCGATGGCCATGCAGGGTCCCCAGGCCATGGAGAAGCCGGTCCAGTTCACCGACGACCAGATCGCCGCGCTCGCCGCCTACGTCTCCTCGCTCTCCCCCGGACCGTCGATCCCCGATGAGAGCCTCCTGCAGGCCGACGGCGACGCCACCCACGGTGGCGAGCTGTTCCGCATCAACTGCGCCATGTGCCACAACGTCGCCGGCGCGGGCGGTGCGCTCACCGAGGGCAAGTTCGCCCCCGAGCTCACCGGCGTCCTGCCGCAGCACATCTACGAGGCCATGCTCACCGGCCCGCAGAACATGCCCGTCTTCAACGACAACAACATCTCGCCGGAAGACAAGCGCGACATCATCACCTACCTGAAGTACATCCAGAACAACCCCTCGCCCGGCGGCTTCGAGCTCGGGAACCTGGGCCCGGTCGCCGAGGGTCTGTTCATCTGGATCTTCGGTCTGGCCGCCGTCATCGGCATCATGGTCTGGCTCACGGCGAAGTCCAACTGA
- the ctaD gene encoding aa3-type cytochrome oxidase subunit I: MTATVAVSPAGVSARPGRERKGGVVVRWITTTDHKTIGYLYLITSFLFFCLGGVMALVIRAQLFEPGLELVATKDQYNQLFTMHGTIMLLMFATPLFAGFANVIMPLQIGAPDVAFPRLNALAFWFFSFGSLIAVAGFLTPQGAASFGWFAYAPLSSTTFTPGDGGNLWVFGLGLSGFGTILGAVNFITTIITMRAPGMTMFRMPIFTWNILVTSILVLMAFPVLAAALFALGADRVFGAHIYDAANGGVLLWQHLFWFFGHPEVYIIALPFFGIVSEVFPVFSRKPIFGYKTLIYATISIAALSVTVWAHHMYVTGSVLLPWFALMTMLIAVPTGVKIFNWIGTMWRGSVTFETPMIWAIGFLITFTFGGLTGVILASPPLDFHVSDTYFVVAHFHYVVFGTVVFAMFSGFYFWWPKWTGKMLNERLGHWHFWLLFIGFHTTFLIQHWLGVIGMPRRYATYQPEDGFTWMNQLSTIGAFILAVSLIPFFLNVYITARRAPKVTVNDPWGYGRSLEWATSCPPPRHNFTSIPRIRSESPAFDLNHPEAGIPVGVGPAKDAPDAPTYDIAKGEVK; encoded by the coding sequence GTGACTGCGACAGTAGCCGTATCGCCGGCGGGCGTCAGCGCCCGCCCGGGCCGCGAACGCAAGGGCGGCGTCGTGGTGCGGTGGATCACCACCACCGACCACAAGACCATCGGGTACCTGTACCTGATCACCTCGTTCCTGTTCTTCTGCCTCGGCGGCGTGATGGCGCTGGTCATCCGCGCGCAGCTGTTCGAGCCCGGGCTCGAGCTGGTGGCCACGAAGGACCAGTACAACCAGCTGTTCACCATGCACGGCACGATCATGCTGCTCATGTTCGCGACCCCGCTGTTCGCGGGCTTCGCCAACGTGATCATGCCGCTGCAGATCGGTGCGCCCGACGTCGCGTTCCCGCGACTGAACGCCCTGGCCTTCTGGTTCTTCTCGTTCGGATCGCTGATCGCGGTCGCCGGCTTCCTCACCCCGCAGGGTGCGGCCTCGTTCGGATGGTTCGCCTACGCGCCCCTGTCGTCGACGACGTTCACACCGGGCGACGGAGGGAACCTCTGGGTGTTCGGCCTGGGCCTCAGCGGCTTCGGCACGATCCTCGGCGCGGTGAACTTCATCACCACGATCATCACCATGCGTGCTCCCGGCATGACCATGTTCCGCATGCCGATCTTCACCTGGAACATCCTGGTGACGTCGATCCTCGTGCTCATGGCGTTCCCGGTGCTGGCCGCCGCGCTCTTCGCTCTCGGCGCCGACCGCGTCTTCGGGGCGCACATCTACGATGCGGCGAACGGCGGTGTGCTGCTGTGGCAGCACCTGTTCTGGTTCTTCGGCCATCCCGAGGTGTACATCATCGCGCTGCCGTTCTTCGGCATCGTCTCCGAGGTCTTCCCGGTCTTCAGCCGCAAGCCGATCTTCGGATACAAGACCCTCATCTACGCGACGATCTCGATCGCGGCGCTCTCCGTCACCGTGTGGGCGCACCACATGTACGTGACGGGATCCGTGCTGCTGCCGTGGTTCGCGCTCATGACGATGCTCATCGCCGTGCCGACGGGTGTGAAGATCTTCAACTGGATCGGCACCATGTGGCGTGGCTCGGTGACCTTCGAGACGCCGATGATCTGGGCGATCGGCTTCCTCATCACGTTCACCTTCGGTGGTCTGACCGGCGTGATCCTCGCGTCGCCGCCGCTCGACTTCCACGTGTCCGACACCTACTTCGTGGTGGCGCACTTCCACTACGTGGTGTTCGGAACGGTCGTGTTCGCGATGTTCTCGGGCTTCTACTTCTGGTGGCCCAAGTGGACGGGCAAGATGCTCAACGAGCGTCTGGGCCACTGGCACTTCTGGCTGCTGTTCATCGGCTTCCACACGACGTTCCTCATCCAGCACTGGCTGGGCGTCATCGGCATGCCGCGTCGTTACGCGACCTACCAGCCCGAGGACGGGTTCACGTGGATGAACCAGCTCTCGACCATCGGTGCGTTCATCCTCGCCGTGTCGCTGATCCCGTTCTTCCTGAACGTGTACATCACCGCGCGACGCGCACCCAAGGTGACCGTCAACGACCCGTGGGGCTACGGCCGCTCGCTCGAGTGGGCCACGTCGTGCCCGCCGCCGCGTCACAACTTCACGTCGATCCCGCGCATCCGCTCGGAGTCGCCGGCGTTCGACCTCAACCACCCCGAAGCCGGAATCCCGGTCGGTGTGGGCCCGGCGAAGGACGCTCCCGATGCCCCGACCTACGACATCGCGAAAGGCGAGGTGAAGTAG